The Gammaproteobacteria bacterium DNA window GGAGTCAGCTGCAATTAACCCCTGTTTATTAGATCAAGTGTATTAGGCCAAGCATCATTAACCTAAATCTAATTGCTGCTTGACCCAGCTCAAACTGTCTAGTGGCACATTAGACCAACCAAGCCGCTGACAAACATCACGAAACTCGTCATCTATCGGTGCTTCGATTGCAATTTGCTGTCCGGTCACCGGATGAACAAATTGCAATTGTGCGGCATGTAACATTAAGCGTCGATAACCAAAATGTTCTCGTAAATAACGATTTTGCGCGCCATCACCATGGGTAGTATCACCTAAGATTGGGTGGCGTAAATGCGCTAAATGTCGTCTTAGTTGATGTTTTCGACCAGTCTGTGGCGCTAGCGCAATTAAGCTAAAGCGCCCTGCCGGATATTTACCAATTGGCTGTGGAAATTGTGCTACTGCGATATTGGCCCAGTGAGTTGTAGCCTCTTGCGGGGCTTTATC harbors:
- the truC gene encoding tRNA pseudouridine(65) synthase TruC, coding for MFEQPLEILYQDQYMVAINKPSGLLVHKTYLARKETHFAMIMLRDQLGQYVYPIHRLDRPTSGVLLFALSSEIARQLNDLFNERLVYKGYIAIVRGYLEGADRLDYALKEQLDKIADKKAQQDKAPQEATTHWANIAVAQFPQPIGKYPAGRFSLIALAPQTGRKHQLRRHLAHLRHPILGDTTHGDGAQNRYLREHFGYRRLMLHAAQLQFVHPVTGQQIAIEAPIDDEFRDVCQRLGWSNVPLDSLSWVKQQLDLG